One genomic window of Arthrobacter sp. KBS0703 includes the following:
- a CDS encoding DsrE family protein, whose protein sequence is MTANEGSPMSSPGPNDPGLLLHAAGPLDAESLAGVLRSSANARAALKHGPAIEVVVQGAGVRLLTRHSPIKEAITNIRQLGVEILACANSLRSAGLETADLAVRIGTVPAAVAHLTKRQWQGWAYVRP, encoded by the coding sequence ATGACCGCCAACGAGGGCTCACCCATGTCATCACCAGGACCGAATGATCCGGGCCTGCTCCTCCATGCAGCCGGTCCGCTTGATGCGGAATCACTGGCCGGCGTGCTGCGCAGTTCAGCCAATGCCCGAGCGGCACTTAAGCACGGCCCGGCGATCGAAGTGGTCGTTCAAGGCGCAGGTGTCCGACTGCTCACCAGACACTCGCCGATCAAAGAGGCGATCACCAATATCCGGCAACTCGGCGTAGAAATTCTCGCGTGTGCAAACAGCCTGCGCTCAGCAGGACTGGAAACAGCTGACCTTGCCGTTCGCATCGGCACTGTTCCAGCAGCAGTGGCGCACCTGACGAAACGCCAGTGGCAAGGCTGGGCCTACGTCAGGCCCTGA
- a CDS encoding amino acid permease: MTPMSGTAVDIKPDETAQQGSSIAIGADRASGETGNELKRGLSSRHLQMIAIGGAIGTGLFVASGSTISQAGPGGALLAYALVGLMVFLLMQSLGEMAAKIPVAGSFQSFATRFVSPSFGFAIGWNYWFNWAITVAAELVAAGIIMDFWCPGVPGWVWAGIFLLVLTGLNALSAKSFGESEFWLSLIKVSAVVLFLIAGVLMIFGILGDNSPGLSNWENRDDVFHGGWVSIISVFMVAGFSFQGTELVGVAAGEAKNPRREVPKAIRAVFWRIMLFYIGAIFIIGCLIPFSDPSLLASGESDIAASPFTLVFSRAGIAFAAALMNAVILTAILSAGNSGLYASTRMLYAMAHDGMAPKIFGRTNGRGVPIPALMATAAVGLFGFLSAIVGQGAAYSWLLNMSGLCGFIVWAGIAVSHYRFRRGFLAQGNKVSDLPYKASLFPIGPLLAFALLILVIAGQNYEAVLAGRTMEVLSSYIGLPVFIVLWLAHRFITKSKVVPLLEMDLTAPKDLEDEPRGGTQ; the protein is encoded by the coding sequence ATGACACCAATGAGCGGAACTGCCGTAGACATCAAACCCGATGAAACAGCACAACAGGGGTCCTCTATTGCGATAGGGGCAGATCGCGCTTCCGGCGAAACCGGCAACGAACTCAAGCGCGGGCTAAGCAGCCGCCACCTGCAGATGATCGCTATCGGCGGTGCTATCGGTACCGGGCTGTTCGTGGCCTCGGGCAGCACCATTTCCCAGGCGGGTCCCGGCGGTGCGTTGCTCGCCTACGCGCTGGTCGGGCTGATGGTATTCCTGTTGATGCAGTCACTGGGCGAGATGGCGGCCAAGATTCCGGTCGCCGGTTCTTTCCAGTCCTTTGCCACCCGTTTCGTCTCCCCGTCCTTTGGGTTCGCGATCGGCTGGAACTATTGGTTCAACTGGGCCATCACAGTGGCCGCCGAGCTGGTCGCGGCCGGAATCATCATGGACTTCTGGTGCCCGGGGGTCCCAGGGTGGGTGTGGGCCGGGATCTTCCTGCTGGTGTTGACCGGGCTCAATGCCCTCTCGGCGAAGTCCTTTGGTGAATCGGAGTTCTGGCTCTCCCTGATCAAGGTCAGCGCAGTGGTGCTCTTCCTGATCGCCGGCGTGCTGATGATTTTCGGCATCCTCGGGGATAACTCTCCGGGACTGAGCAACTGGGAAAACCGCGATGACGTGTTCCACGGGGGTTGGGTCTCGATCATCTCGGTCTTCATGGTTGCCGGGTTCTCCTTCCAGGGCACCGAGCTCGTGGGAGTCGCCGCAGGCGAAGCCAAGAACCCGCGTCGCGAAGTGCCGAAGGCTATCCGCGCTGTCTTCTGGCGCATCATGCTTTTCTACATTGGTGCCATCTTTATCATCGGCTGCCTGATCCCGTTCAGCGATCCGAGCCTGCTGGCCTCCGGCGAGTCCGATATTGCGGCGTCGCCGTTTACCCTGGTCTTCTCGCGCGCCGGAATCGCCTTCGCGGCGGCCTTGATGAACGCCGTGATCCTGACCGCCATCCTGTCCGCGGGCAACTCCGGACTGTATGCCTCCACCCGGATGCTCTACGCCATGGCCCATGACGGCATGGCCCCGAAGATCTTCGGCCGAACCAATGGGCGTGGTGTGCCGATCCCGGCGTTGATGGCGACCGCGGCCGTGGGACTCTTCGGGTTCCTCTCCGCGATCGTCGGTCAGGGTGCAGCCTACTCCTGGCTGCTGAACATGTCAGGCCTATGCGGCTTCATCGTCTGGGCGGGAATCGCGGTTTCCCACTACCGTTTCAGGCGCGGCTTCCTGGCCCAGGGAAACAAGGTCAGCGACCTGCCATACAAAGCATCGCTGTTCCCCATTGGCCCACTGCTGGCGTTCGCCCTGCTGATACTGGTCATCGCGGGACAGAACTACGAGGCTGTGCTTGCCGGACGGACCATGGAGGTGCTTTCCTCCTACATCGGGTTGCCAGTCTTCATCGTTCTATGGCTGGCCCACCGCTTCATCACCAAGTCCAAAGTGGTGCCGCTGCTCGAGATGGATCTCACGGCACCTAAGGACCTCGAGGACGAACCGAGGGGCGGCACCCAGTAA
- a CDS encoding DUF6421 family protein: MSVIAIPEVTTTRAEDLKALPAWQALKAAVIGLQQVQVQDGSVPEPADHGQARQNVGIITDSINDLRPHLPHDSDYFELLAQDFQRWASEGFVVPDFLDSLVAFHPEQWRIDGLPHLVVFPMYTQNGSTNRYFEAVLIEVIWPSFVAELEAGNYSNKLFVPISFVDFTPGYDTNSAVLFPESVAVRSTLSFTWGGIFADREAARFRRVLKAAAGITSLDLPADAAEFIDDQHLTEKTFVMWDLIHDRTHMRGDLPFDPFMIKQRMPYFLYSLEELRCDLTAFRESVLIERDETASEDARKHAKLVQYAVIFDRIFRFAITGNRVRNYDAVGGQLLFAWMHQHRVLHWTDGKLSIDWKDVAGVVVELGLRIEELYWRSIDRPKTAHWLAAYELVSETLTPHPASVWAKGPEALPLEGPPRGLTDQILDDEFPLSMFYEALEKKMSAVIESTAGITGQSPAKTEGEVGA, encoded by the coding sequence ATGTCTGTAATCGCAATCCCGGAAGTGACAACCACCCGGGCAGAAGACCTCAAGGCGCTCCCGGCATGGCAGGCTCTGAAGGCAGCCGTCATCGGACTGCAGCAGGTTCAAGTGCAGGACGGTTCCGTTCCGGAACCCGCTGACCATGGCCAGGCCCGCCAGAATGTCGGCATCATTACTGACTCAATCAACGATCTGCGCCCCCACCTCCCCCACGACTCGGACTACTTTGAACTGCTCGCGCAGGACTTCCAGCGGTGGGCGTCCGAGGGCTTCGTCGTGCCGGATTTCCTCGACTCATTGGTAGCCTTCCACCCCGAGCAGTGGCGCATCGATGGGCTGCCGCACCTGGTGGTGTTCCCCATGTACACGCAGAACGGCAGCACCAACCGCTACTTCGAGGCCGTCCTCATCGAGGTCATCTGGCCTTCTTTCGTCGCTGAACTGGAGGCAGGAAACTACTCCAACAAGCTGTTCGTCCCCATCAGCTTCGTCGATTTCACGCCGGGCTATGACACGAACTCCGCAGTTCTCTTCCCCGAGAGCGTCGCGGTCCGGAGCACCCTCTCCTTCACCTGGGGAGGCATTTTCGCGGACCGCGAAGCTGCCCGGTTCCGTCGCGTCCTAAAAGCTGCTGCCGGCATCACTTCCCTGGACCTGCCGGCTGACGCCGCGGAATTCATCGATGACCAGCACCTCACGGAGAAGACCTTCGTGATGTGGGACCTGATCCATGACCGGACCCACATGCGCGGTGACCTGCCCTTTGATCCGTTCATGATCAAGCAGCGGATGCCGTATTTCCTGTACTCCCTGGAGGAGCTCCGCTGTGACCTGACCGCCTTCCGCGAATCAGTCCTCATCGAGCGGGACGAAACGGCGTCCGAGGACGCCCGCAAGCACGCCAAGCTGGTCCAGTACGCCGTGATCTTCGACCGCATTTTCCGCTTCGCGATTACCGGGAACCGGGTCCGTAACTACGACGCCGTGGGCGGCCAGTTGCTGTTCGCCTGGATGCACCAGCACCGGGTCCTGCACTGGACCGATGGGAAGTTGAGCATCGACTGGAAGGACGTCGCCGGCGTGGTGGTCGAACTGGGTCTCCGCATCGAGGAACTCTACTGGCGTTCAATCGACCGGCCGAAGACCGCACACTGGCTGGCTGCCTACGAGCTCGTCTCGGAAACCCTCACCCCCCACCCGGCCTCCGTGTGGGCCAAGGGACCGGAGGCCCTTCCGCTCGAAGGCCCTCCCCGGGGTCTGACGGACCAGATCCTTGATGACGAATTCCCCCTGTCGATGTTCTACGAAGCACTGGAGAAGAAGATGTCCGCGGTCATTGAATCAACTGCCGGGATCACCGGTCAGAGCCCTGCGAAGACTGAGGGCGAGGTAGGCGCATGA
- a CDS encoding SDR family NAD(P)-dependent oxidoreductase, translating into MSQDLSGRTVVVAGSTSAAGVAVVRTLSQAGARVAAVDILEDRVQELSAAYGNVTGYVCNLADLQAVEDLATSVRNDLGPVDGLIHLVGGWRGGTGIKGQTDGDWDFLHTSVLTTLRNTSRAFYDDLAASPVGRLAIVSAQSASSPTADGAAYAAVKSAAEAWTLAVADGFRHLQGGNESPLSAQHSAALVFVVKALVDDRMRAAQPERKFPGFTDVSVLADAVQRIFGLDAEQINGQRLPLTAGHLVGAPA; encoded by the coding sequence ATGAGCCAGGACCTCTCTGGGCGTACGGTCGTCGTCGCCGGTTCGACAAGCGCAGCCGGCGTCGCGGTAGTCCGCACCCTCTCGCAAGCAGGGGCACGCGTGGCCGCCGTGGACATTCTTGAGGACCGGGTGCAGGAACTCTCGGCAGCGTACGGCAACGTCACGGGCTATGTCTGCAACCTCGCGGACCTGCAGGCCGTTGAGGACTTGGCGACGTCGGTCCGGAACGATCTGGGTCCCGTGGACGGCCTTATCCACCTTGTAGGAGGGTGGCGAGGCGGTACCGGCATCAAAGGCCAGACGGATGGAGACTGGGACTTCCTCCACACCAGCGTCCTCACCACCCTGAGGAACACCAGCCGCGCGTTTTACGATGACTTGGCTGCCTCCCCTGTGGGTCGCCTGGCCATCGTTTCCGCACAGTCCGCTTCCTCGCCCACAGCGGACGGCGCCGCCTATGCCGCCGTCAAGTCCGCCGCCGAGGCATGGACGCTGGCCGTGGCCGACGGATTCCGGCACCTGCAGGGAGGAAACGAAAGCCCCCTCTCCGCTCAGCACTCGGCCGCCCTGGTCTTCGTCGTCAAGGCTCTGGTCGATGACCGGATGCGCGCAGCCCAGCCGGAACGGAAATTTCCGGGCTTCACGGATGTCAGTGTCCTTGCCGACGCTGTACAGCGGATCTTCGGCCTGGATGCGGAACAGATCAACGGGCAGCGCCTGCCCCTCACGGCCGGCCACCTCGTGGGCGCACCGGCATAA